AAGCCGGAGTCCTCCCCTTCTTCGAAACTCAGGGTCTCTGACGCCCCGCAGTAAAAGGCCTTGACGCCACCTTGAGAAAAATCAGAGTACCGGTGCCAGTGCCCGAGGGCAACATAGTTCATGCCAGAAGCAGCAATCTCCCTGGGCTCAATAGGGTAATAGTCGCCAGCGAACTTTGCCTCGATGGCCATCTCTCCGTGGGCCATGACGACGTGGTACTTGGTCTCGTTGGTTTTCCTAAGTGCTGCCAGCGGGCTCTCGGTTCCTTTTGGGCTCAGGTTGGCCTTGCCGTAAACCGTGATGTCGAGTTTTGGAAAGGGAATGGCCGTGATTTCATCTGTGAAGATGTGTATATTAGGGATATTCTGAAATTCGAGGCGGCCGTAAACCGAAGAGGCGTCGTAGCAATCATGCGTCCCCGGAAGAATGCAGACCGGCACCAATGGCAGCCGCTTGAGCTGAGTCACGGCATCCTCTACCAGGTTCCTCGATACTGCATTGGAGTCGAACAGGTCGCCAGCGATAAGCACCAGATCAACGGCCTCTGCCACGGCCAGATCTACTAAAGTTCTAAGGGACTCTTTCACGGCTTGGCGGAGCTGTTTTCCCTTTTCTCCGAACCCGGAAAATTTGACGCCAACGTGCTGGTCCGCGGTATGAAGAAGTTTGACCATACGGTTCTATGCACTACAGAAAGACAGTTTCCAATATGAAACATACCGGAGA
The Deltaproteobacteria bacterium genome window above contains:
- a CDS encoding exonuclease SbcCD subunit D, which encodes MVKLLHTADQHVGVKFSGFGEKGKQLRQAVKESLRTLVDLAVAEAVDLVLIAGDLFDSNAVSRNLVEDAVTQLKRLPLVPVCILPGTHDCYDASSVYGRLEFQNIPNIHIFTDEITAIPFPKLDITVYGKANLSPKGTESPLAALRKTNETKYHVVMAHGEMAIEAKFAGDYYPIEPREIAASGMNYVALGHWHRYSDFSQGGVKAFYCGASETLSFEEGEDSGFALIVSIEELATRVEKKRVGKFLWKTVDLAIETFESEEDLIQEIRQWADPKTLLRVKLNGLKPLAWNVSDERLAEALGDSFFHLEVITGELSTSLDRIPVADFPESTVIGQFLRVMGKRLETADPSEKPVLDEALQRGFALLNGREA